A single genomic interval of Coccidioides posadasii str. Silveira chromosome 1, complete sequence harbors:
- a CDS encoding uncharacterized protein (EggNog:ENOG410PNPR~COG:S~BUSCO:11802at33183) — protein MTLESKEPLPRPAPWRPLFQANCPKGMPAEFSLSTVHLDPLTRKAYPRVRTCMFRNFWADMFLHSCAMDAMKKCHKTTSSKAITQPNDSFATGAAIDYENDGIEGHDKDPCNFGRNLDKVVNDAVFESDMFTFTTDVRMTKVGDLMDGNGGSGGYVEGVFWFKQSSTQWRVKGQAFIIGGSQEDETEKMAREEIKRGMRLREGYSDERASSWSWEKEITAQFANLSPLMRGTFKNPPPGTPKANNVQNPDLKQGQRVYDLYDPVARSNFRVVVIRPEEVEMVDLSNPEAAKRTRWLLLSRGSGQGMEWKMEELWP, from the exons ATGACCCTAGAAAGTAAAGAACCTCTGCCGCGTCCGGCACCCTGGCGTCCCTTATTCCAGGCAAACTGCCCCAAAGGGATGCCGGCTGAATTCTCCTTGTCCACCGTTCATCTCGATCCCCTCACAAGGAAGGCATATCCACGGGTGCGGACGTGCATGTTTCGCAACTTTTGGGCAGACATGTTCCTTCACAGCTGCGCAATGGATGCGATGAAGAAGTGCCATAAGACTACCTCTTCCAAGGCTATAACGCAGCCTAATGACAGCTTTGCTACCGGAGCTGCCATTGATTACGAGAATGATGGCATTGAAGGACATGACAAGGACCCCTGCAATTTTGGCCGCAACCTAGATAAGGTTGTCAATGATGCGGTATTTGAGAGTGACATGTTCACATTCACCACCGACGTGAGGATGACCAAAGTCGGCGACCTCATGGACGGCAATGGTGGGTCCGGAGGATACGTTGAGGGCGTTTTCTGGTTTAAACAGTCTTCAACCCAATGGAGGGTGAAGGGCCAGGCGTTCATTATCGGTGGGAGCCAAGAGGATGAAACCGAGAAAATGGCTCGGGAGGAGATCAAGCGCGGTATGCGACTTCGCGAAGGCTACTCAGATGAAAGAGCGTCAAGCTGGAGTTGGGAAAAGGAGATTACGGCCCAGTTTGCGAATTTGAGCCCTTTGATGAGAG GTACTTTCAAGAACCCGCCGCCAGGAACCCCCAAGGCCAATAATGTACAAAACCCGGATCTTAAGCAGGGCCAGAGGGTGTACGACCTTTACGACCCAGTAGCAAGAAGCAATTTCCGCGTCGTCGTCATTCGTCCGGAGGAAGTCGAGATGGTTGATCTCTCTAACCCTGAAGCTGCAAAAAGAACGAGGTGGTTATTGCTGAGCAGGGGCAGTGGCCAGGGAATGGAGTGGAAAATGGAAGAGTTATGGCCATGA
- the PAN6 gene encoding pantothenate synthase (EggNog:ENOG410PHBR~COG:H~BUSCO:8498at33183), with amino-acid sequence MSRWVRSFSSLPYRLSSGTNSGSPGFEIFRDVLPLREYRRNLLLSKKTVGLVPTMGALHEGHLSLIRQAARENTDVVVSIYVNPTQFGVNEDLESYPRTWAEDIQRLQELDRELSLAGAKDQSAAPPGRISAVFAPTTKVMYPTLPPTSEINGNGSFVTITPLSCLLEGASRPVFFRGVATVCMKLFNIVTPERVYFGQKDVQQTVVIRRMVKDLYVNTEVKIGPTVREPDGLALSSRNVYLGSRRRKVGLVLSAALRQAESAYSSGKHSREDILRAARRISDAISKEQENLQPFQRAKFEVDYISLADPESLEELDAVDSSKGAVLSGAIKMYPLEDPQPGEDCGLGEGTVPVRLIDNIILPPKP; translated from the exons ATGTCCCGTTGGGTGAGATCGTTCTCAT CCCTCCCTTATAGGCTCTCCAGCGGGACAAATTCTGGTTCTCCAGGTTTCGAAATCTTCCGGGATGTCTTACCCCTCCGCGAATACCGGAGAAACCTCCTTCTTTCGAAAAAAACAGTCGGATTGGTTCCTACGATGGGCGCCCTGCACGAAGGGCACCTTTCCCTAATCCGACAAGCGGCTAGAGAGAATACAGATGTCGTCGTTAGTATTTATGTCAACCCCACACAGTTTGGAGTCAATGAAGACCTGGAAAGCTATCCGCGGACGTGGGCAGAGGATATCCAAAGGCTCCAGGAGTTGGACCGCGAGCTTTCCCTCGCTGGAGCCAAAGACCAATCTGCAGCTCCTCCAGGACGTATTAGTGCCGTTTTCGCGCCAACGACGAAAGTCATGTACCCAACCCTTCCACCAACGTCTGAAATAAACGGAAACGGATCGTTTGTTACCATTACGCCTCTGTCCTGTTTGCTCGAAGGAGCATCCCGTCCCGTGTTCTTCCGTGGAGTCGCAACCGTCTGTATGAAACTGTTCAACATCGTCACGCCGGAACGCGTTTACTTTGGCCAGAAAGATGTGCAGCAAACGGTGGTGATCAGGCGCATGGTTAAAGACCTCTACGTGAACACGGAAGTGAAGATTGGGCCTACTGTTCGTGAACCCGATGGGCTTGCCCTTAGCTCCCGGAATGTCTACCTGGGCTCCCGACGACGAAAGGTTGGCCTCGTCCTTTCGGCCGCCTTGCGACAAGCTGAGAGCGCGTATTCTTCCGGTAAACACTCTAGGGAAGATATTCTCAGAGCTGCGCGCAGGATTTCAGATGCTATTTCCAAGGAACAGGAAAACCTTCAACCGTTTCAACGAGCAAAATTTGAAGTGGACTACATTTCCCTTGCGGACCCCGAATCGCTCGAAGAGCTCGATGCGGTCGATAGCTCCAAGGGAGCGGTGTTGAGTGGCGCAATTAAAATGTACCCTCTCGAAGATCCGCAACCCGGGGAGGACTGCGGACTGGGTGAAGGCACTGTTCCAGTGAGGCTAATTGATAACATAATTCTTCCGCCGAAGCCTTGA
- the YND1 gene encoding Golgi apyrase (EggNog:ENOG410PH76~COG:F~TransMembrane:1 (o530-549i)~BUSCO:4678at33183) — MGKWSYAVILDAGSSGTRAHIYRWQDPVVSRPSAKFKNIDQLPDISTRNTWTKKIKPGVSSFAQNPERLGPEHLKPLFDHVRNVIPSDAIQRTPVFLLATAGMRLLSKREQRHILTSICSYIRENTSLSLPDCSAHVKVIDGKTEGLYGWIATNYLLGGFDEPEKHSHGKNHHTYGFLDMGGASAQLAFAPNATEARKHANDLTLLRLRTISGQSKEYKVFVTSWLGFGVREARHRYVQDLLEVTASSGRERPDPCLPEKLIATIDGTILPDRSLVPGQDPYLIGTGKFDECLQRTIPLLAKDVPCDDQPCLLNGVHVPAIDFDVNHFVGISEYWHTTHEIFEMAHKDKAYDFNTYQTRVKEFCSTSWTEIKMGASAKKWGKKVNEKKAYEVCFKAAWIINILHDGIGIPRVGIENTQGSASNGTKEVLKHGKEKGYLGPFQAINSIDSTEVSWTLGRAVLYASSQMPPAEDALPVGFGSNVPGIPDDFQYPASPHVPILTPQPPQGSQTNATSEHWHDSLFDGDSPRRIPGILLFMLIVLIALFFLCGRERRSRIYRKLGLSRCRGSPYKRRALFGGKIPFLRRAGTSGYERVLEEGARDFELGGADTDESDHSPTSAFHPSKSAPSWGNSQHHHHSMQKYALDNASTHSIGSALEMGAIHSHVDRTGLVIRTESRDRLSPITLGPTLNGRKSRTSSPVRHKSPLLNI, encoded by the exons ATGGGGAAAT GGAGCTATGCCGTGATCCTGGACGCTGGCTCGTCC GGGACTCGTGCACATATTTATCGCTGGCAGGATCCCGTCGTGTCGCGTCCAAGCGCGAAATTCAAGAACATCGATCAGCTGCCCGATATCAGCACTCGCAATACTTGGACGAAAAAGATTAAGCCTG GCGTTTCATCGTTCGCCCAGAATCCGGAGCGCCTCGGTCCTGAACACTTGAAACCTCTGTTTGACCATGTGCGCAACGTTATTCCCTCTGATGCCATCCAACGGACACCCGTGTTTCTCCTCGCGACAGCTGGTATGAGATTGTTATCCAAGCGGGAACAAAGACATATCCTCACGAGTATCTGTTCTTACATACGCGAGAATACAAGCCTGTCTTTACCGGATTGTAGTGCCCATGTAAAGGTTATCGATGGGAAAACAGAGGGTCTATATGGGTGGATTGCGACGAATTACCTGTTGGGCGGTTTCGACGAACCGGAAAAGCACAGTCATGGAAAGAATCACCACACCTACGGGTTTTTGGACATGGGTGGTGCATCGGCACAGCTTGCCTTTGCCCCAAATGCTACCGAAGCACGGAAACACGCAAACGACTTAACGTTATTACGTCTGAGGACAATCTCCGGACAGTCTAAGGAGTACAAAGTCTTCGTAACGTCGTGGCTTGGATTTGGCGTTCGAGAAGCAAGACATCGTTACGTTCAGGATCTGCTGGAGGTCACCGCTTCCAGCGGTCGAGAACGTCCTGATCCTTGTCTTCCTGAGAAGCTTATTGCAACTATTGATGGTACCATTCTTCCAGATCGCTCCCTGGTCCCGGGACAGGATCCTTATCTTATTGGAACTGGGAAATTTGATGAATGTTTACAACGAACGATACCACTACTAGCCAAGGACGTGCCCTGTGATGATCAACCGTGTTTGCTCAATGGAGTCCACGTTCCGGCTATCGATTTCGACGTCAACCACTTTGTCGGAATCAGCGAGTATTGGCACACAACGCATGAAATATTCGAAATGGCGCACAAAGACAAAGCATATGACTTCAATACCTACCAAACGCGTGTGAAGGAATTCTGCAGCACAAGTTGGACCGAGATAAAAATGGGAGCTTCTGCCAAAAAATGGGGCAAAAAGGTCAACGAAAAAAAAGCGTACGAAGTTTGCTTTAAAGCTGCATGGATAATAAACATTCTTCATGATGGTATTGGCATCCCGCGAGTAGGGATTGAGAACACGCAAGGCTCAGCAAGCAATGGGACTAAGGAGGTTTTGAAgcatggaaaagaaaagggataCCTGGGTCCTTTCCAAGCTATCAATAGTATTGACTCCACAGAAGTCAGCTGGACCCTCGGCAGGGCCGTTCTTTATGCTTCGTCACAGATGCCCCCTGCTGAGGATGCCCTGCCGGTTGGCTTTGGCAGCAACGTGCCCGGCATTCCCGATGATTTCCAGTATCCTGCATCGCCACATGTCCCCATACTCACGCCACAGCCGCCTCAAGGCTCTCAAACAAACGCAACTAGCGAGCACTGGCACGATTCTCTCTTCGACGGCGACTCTCCTCGCCGAATTCCGGgaattcttctttttatgtTAATTGTTTTAattgctcttttcttcctATGTGGTCGCGAGCGCAGATCGCGTATTTATCGAAAACTGGGCTTATCAAGGTGTCGCGGAAGTCCATACAAACGAAGAGCTTTGTTTGGTGGGAAGATCCCATTTCTTCGACGAGCTGGAACTTCGGGATATGAACGTGTTCTCGAAGAAGGAGCTCGTGATTTCGAACTTGGTGGAGCAGACACGGATGAATCTGACCATTCTCCCACATCTGCGTTCCACCCGTCGAAATCTGCCCCGAGCTGGGGAAATTCTCAACACCATCATCATTCCATGCAGAAATACGCCCTTGACAATGCTTCCACTCACAGTATAGGGTCTGCGTTGGAGATGGGTGCCATCCACAGTCATGTTGATCGAACGGGTTTAGTTATTCGGACCGAGAGTCGAGATCGACTATCCCCCATTACTCTTGGCCCAACTCTGAATGGACGGAAATCGAGAACGTCGAGTCCCGTGAGGCATAAAAGCCCTCTACTGAATATATAA
- the LEA1 gene encoding U2 snRNP complex subunit (BUSCO:434500at4751~EggNog:ENOG410PKII~COG:A~BUSCO:12687at33183) produces MRLTAELIQNSLSYLNPLKERELDLRGHKIPVIENLGVAREQDAIDFTDNDISSISNFPYSPRLRTLLLARNRVSHIQPSIAQSIPNLTTLVLTANNIGELADLDPLKNLTRLTHLTVLENPVTRKEHYRYWVIWLLPSVRFLDYQKVKDAERAKAAELFGSQSQPSSLASKIMGIKSRTFDVSAAITTGTERGYSPSQVSEKPVRVKLTEKERKRVEKMIREAKSLQEIARLERELNEGRIPKGAMDDEDVDMTM; encoded by the exons ATGCGTCTCACTGCGGAGTTGATTCAAAACTCCCTTTCCTATCTCAATCCTTTGAAAGAGCGAGAGCTCGACCTCCGAG GCCATAAGATTCCTGTTATTGAGAATCTAGGTGTTGCGCGG GAACAAGATGCAATTGATTTTACGGACAATGATATATCTTCCATTTCAAATTTCCCATATTCTCCCCGCCTACGAACGTTACTTCTAGCGCGAAATCGAGTCTCGCATATTCAGCCTTCAATCGCGCAGTCCATACCGAACCTCACGACTCTTGTCCTTACTGCGAATAATATAGGAGAATTAGCAGATCTAGATCCATTAAAGAATTTAACAAGATTGACGCATTTGACTGTTCTGGAAAACCCCGTGACTAGAAAAGAG CACTACCGGTACTGGGTTATCTGGCTCCTTCCCTCCGTCCGTTTCCTCGACTACCAAAAAGTCAAAGACGCCGAACGCGCCAAAGCCGCTGAACTATTTGGCTCGCAGAGCCAGCCATCCTCTCTTGCCTCTAAGATCATGGGCATAAAATCACGCACATTCGATGTCTCCGCAGCCATCACGACGGGCACGGAACGTGGCTATTCCCCGTCTCAAGTTAGCGAGAAGCCAGTACGCGTCAAGTTGACAGAAAAGGAGCGCAAGAGGGTAGAGAAGATGATCCGCGAGGCAAAGAGTTTGCAGGAGATCGCGAGGCTGGAGAGAGAATTAAACGAAGGACGGATACCCAAGGGAGCGATGGACGATGAGGATGTGGATATGACGATGTAA
- a CDS encoding uncharacterized protein (EggNog:ENOG410Q564) gives MWDYSDSEADEMVSRCSYCGKFCSRAKIDAASGLCLPCKAKLHPAEPEPAGDARQAKADKMAIDEESDDAAASDSGESVGSKAEGKEEVPLELDSRSQGLGESSDSEEPNLCARCWTRPPTKVLYNSPTCEECYQVAKEMKVNKMDPLDPI, from the coding sequence ATGTGGGATTACAGTGACTCCGAAGCCGACGAGATGGTCAGTCGCTGCTCGTACTGCGGCAAATTCTGCTCCCGTGCAAAAATCGACGCGGCCAGCGGTCTTTGCTTGCCATGCAAAGCCAAGCTCCACCCTGCTGAGCCTGAGCCAGCGGGTGATGCGCGGCAAGCAAAGGCCGACAAAATGGCCATCGATGAGGAAAGCGACGACGCCGCCGCCTCCGACAGTGGGGAGTCGGTGGGCTCCAAGGCGGAAGGCAAGGAGGAGGTGCCCCTGGAGCTTGACTCCCGCTCGCAAGGGCTCGGTGAGTCGAGTGATTCAGAGGAGCCAAACCTCTGCGCCCGATGCTGGACGAGACCGCCGACGAAAGTTCTTTATAACTCTCCCACCTGTGAAGAGTGCTACCAGGTGGCAAAGGAGATGAAGGTAAACAAGATGGATCCCCTTGACCCCATTTAA
- a CDS encoding uncharacterized protein (EggNog:ENOG410PKD9~COG:I~TransMembrane:2 (o524-543i627-649o)~BUSCO:1609at33183) has translation MSSTKPAENPTSFAPDLEIVGDKVRIQPTGFTAGAKVEDGGITERRLVQQMGRFRQNPFEFLREISLFVSGTGWRAYDDFVGQPIFYSGFTEKVKSEVLHHPLLQGKIAELAELRTKVEEKDGLLNGPSNNNGDKSLRRTNEIIANLREVVDTMIDNMICKMESKTFIRGAYYLCTQLLTRAYHQGIHVSSEEVLRLRAVAKEAAEKKKSIIFLPCHKSHVDYVSLQIICYRLGIALPVVVAGDNLNIPLLGPFLQHAGAMWIRRSFGNDPLYHTLVQAYVDTLLSNGYNFECFVEGGRSRTGKLLPPKYGILSFLLDSVSSGRVDDAIICPVSTQYDKVIETESYISELLGQPKQKENLKDFLSSSSVLSLKLGRVDVRFHEPWSLKQFITEQLTRLNKNPSSISLVDPAERGRILRTLGYRVLSQINDVSVIMPTALVGTVLLTLRGRGVGKAELVRRVDWLCERVRAKGGRVAHFYRAATEHVVDRALEDLGPKLVGEVGGLAEPTFYAVDRFQLSFYRNMTIYLFITEALVSAAMYTRVKQGGGPANQRISYDELLSQVSFLSQIFRGEFIFPPEGLTTNLEKTLHGLERDNVIKVTRNSTNVPTVIELSDQERQCGRENYDFYCFLVWPFIEACWLGAVSLLGLTPPLSNPHTFWVDLKKAQDNAQLLGKTLYHQGDLSYFEAVNKETLKNAYQRFEEEGIIIVARSKESGTAATLRIAPNWMPERDPETGKLLPRGRLWDFTDLIAQSRREGKNRRDGATVSSRVLTMSDAVGQVLFRKAELPSSGTPEDDVKLSTTKMRRKAIETPSKL, from the exons ATGTCTTCCACAAAGCCAGCGGAGAACCCAACCAGCTTCGCGCCCGATCTCGAGATCGTCGGAGATAAAGTCCGAATCCAGCCTACCGGCTTCACTGCCGGCGCCAAGGTCGAAGATGGCGGTATCACAGAACGGCGTCTAGTACAGCAAATGGGCCGCTTTCGACAGAACCCATTCGAGTTTCTACGAGAGATCAGCTTGTTTGTGTCTGGTACAGGATGGCGCGCATATGATGATTTTGTTGGCCAGCCAATTTTCTATTCTGGCTTTACGGAGAAGGTAAAATCTGAAGTTCTGCACCACCCGTTGCTTCAGGGAAAAATTGCCGAGCTGGCTGAGCTGAGGACAAAAGTGGAAGAGAAAGATGGGCTGCTGAACGGGCCATCCAATAACAACGGCGACAAAAGCTTACGTCGGACAAATGAGATTATAGCCAATTTGCGCGAGGTGGTGGATACTATGATTGATAATATGATTTGCAAGATGGAGAGTAAGACCTTCATCCGAGGCGCTTACTATCTCTGTACCCAGCTCCTCACAAGAGCTTATCACCAAG GAATCCATGTTTCTAGCGAAGAAGTCCTCCGTCTAAGAGCAGTGGCCAAAGAAGCAgcagagaaaaagaaatctaTCATCTTCCTTCCTTGCCATAAATCTCATGTCGACTATGTCTCGCTCCAGATTATTTGCTACCGCCTTGGAATTGCGCTGCCCGTTGTTGTGGCAGGAGACAACCTCAACATTCCTCTTCTAGGACCATTTCTGCAGCACGCCG GTGCAATGTGGATTCGACGCAGTTTTGGAAACGATCCCTTATATCATACTCTGGTTCAAGCTTATGTCGATACCCTTCTCAGCAATGGCTACAATTTTGAATGCTTTGTAGAAGGTGGCCGGTCAAGAACAGGAAAGCTCTTGCCACCAAAATACGGTATTTTGAGCTTTTTGTTGGACAGTGTCTCTTCAGGTCGAGTGGACGACGCCATAATATGCCCAGTCAGCACGCAGTACGACAAAGTCATAGAAACAGA GTCCTATATCAGCGAGCTTCTTGGCCAGCcaaagcaaaaagaaaacttGAAGGACTTCTTGTCCTCGTCATCGGTATTGTCCCTGAAGTTGGGGCGCGTTGACGTCCGTTTCCACGAGCCTTGGAGCTTAAAACAATTCATAACGGAACAATTGACGAGGCTCAACAAGAACCCCAGCAGTATCAGTCTTGTTGATCCTGCCGAAAGAGGGCGCATTCTCAGAACGCTTGGATATCGAGTTCTTTCACAAATCAATGATGTTTCAGTAATCATGCCTACAGCCTTAGTTGGTACCGTCCTTTTAACTCTCCGAGGCCGTGGGGTTGGAAAAGCTGAGCTAGTTCGCCGTGTTGACTGGCTTTGTGAGCGTGTGAGAGCCAAAGGAGGACGAGTCGCGCATTTTTATCGGGCTGCAACCGAACATGTGGTGGATCGTGCTCTTGAGGACCTAGGTCCAAAACTAGTTGGTGAAGTAGGCGGACTTGCGGAGCCCACCTTTTACGCTGTGGACAGGTTTCAGCTCTCGTTTTACCGCAACATGACGATATATCTCTTCATCACCGAAGCTTTGGTCTCTGCTGCGATGTATACGCGTGTGAAGCAAGGTGGCGGACCAGCAAACCAACGAATTTCATACGATGAATTGCTCTCTCAGGTTTCATTTTTATCACAG ATCTTTCGTGGTGAATTTATATTTCCTCCAGAAGGATTGACTACAAATCTTGAGAAGACTCTACACGGCTTGGAACGTGATAACGTGATTAAAGTGACCCGTAATTCGACAAATGTTCCCACGGTGATTGAATTAAGCGACCAAGAACGGCAGTGCGGACGGGAGAACTATGACTTTTACTGCTTCCTCGTCTGGCCCTTTATCGAAGCCTGCTGGCTTGGAGCAGTCTCCCTTCTAGGACTCACGCCACCATTATCCAACCCACACACCTTCTGGGTCGATCTAAAGAAAGCACAAGATAATGCTCAGCTG CTGGGCAAAACACTTTATCACCAAGGAGATCTATCGTACTTCGAAGCCGTGAACAAAGAGACACTCAAGAACGCTTATCAGAGATTCGAAGAGGAGGGGATCATAATTGTCGCCAGAAGCAAGGAGTCCGGTACCGCTGCAACCCTGCGGATTGCCCCCAATTGGATGCCGGAAAGGGACCCTGAAACTGGGAAACTACTACCTCGCGGAAGGCTTTGGGATTTTACAGATTTGATCGCCCAGTCGCGACGCGAAGG GAAAAACAGACGAGACGGGGCGACCGTCTCTTCCCGTGTCTTGACCATGAGCGATGCAGTAGGACAAGTATTATTCCGGAAAGCAGAGCTCCCAAGCTCAGGGACTCCAGAAGATGACGTGAAGTTATCCACAACCAAGATGAGACGGAAAGCAATCGAGACACCATCAAAACTGTGA
- a CDS encoding uncharacterized protein (EggNog:ENOG410Q5G0~COG:S) produces the protein MGTQGVPISASPLAALTYIRPTRGSPGILGIADFGLEVVQNPVCAFIGEDGEPVLLQRFPIVKFKNPLKLVYPQDGHLFVHCTLHLPDGTGPLADHMNGTTIVPFQRLKGLDDVRDSYFIFSNLSFNVPGRYKLKYTLLEVAEGRVSHFAEGESAVFPVYGQNTARILPLPTPLQLKLVEDDEYRTFFPHNDTEEAYTSPPGLYRANSVVLLDAPIAHILNGWKIIPRVERFDVHGNRQVWVALEPGTE, from the coding sequence ATGGGCACTCAAGGAGTGCCCATCTCTGCCAGCCCTCTGGCTGCACTTACATACATCAGGCCAACCCGAGGTAGCCCCGGAATTCTGGGTATTGCAGACTTCGGTTTGGAAGTCGTACAAAATCCAGTCTGCGCATTTATTGGCGAAGATGGAGAGCCGGTTCTCCTCCAACGATTTCCCATCGTCAAGTTCAAGAATCCTCTCAAGCTGGTTTACCCGCAAGACGGCCACTTGTTTGTGCACTGCACTCTCCACCTCCCGGACGGCACGGGTCCCCTCGCTGACCATATGAACGGAACGACAATCGTACCGTTCCAGCGGCTCAAAGGCCTAGATGACGTCCGCGATAGCTATTTCATCTTCTCAAACCTGTCCTTCAATGTTCCAGGAAGATACAAGCTCAAGTACACCCTTCTCGAGGTCGCTGAAGGGCGCGTTTCCCACTTTGCGGAAGGGGAATCGGCTGTTTTCCCGGTCTATGGCCAAAATACCGCACGTATTCTACCGCTTCCAACACCGCTTCAGCTTAAACTCGTTGAAGACGATGAGTATAGAACCTTCTTTCCCCATAACGACACTGAGGAGGCATATACATCACCACCTGGACTCTATAGGGCCAACTCCGTGGTGCTACTGGATGCCCCAATCGCCCATATCCTCAATGGCTGGAAGATCATCCCGCGCGTGGAACGATTCGATGTGCACGGTAACCGACAAGTGTGGGTAGCTTTAGAGCCAGGGACGGAATAG